One part of the Prunus persica cultivar Lovell chromosome G5, Prunus_persica_NCBIv2, whole genome shotgun sequence genome encodes these proteins:
- the LOC18777871 gene encoding uncharacterized protein LOC18777871: protein MAEKAYPAAPANHGYQRSDAESLENADELKRKKKIKLAIYISIFVVFQIIVITTMSLTVMKVKTPRFRLGNINVESFVSDPAAPSFDTKFTTQIKIKNSANWGSYKFNAANITFQHQGATLAVIDIAKGKAGWLSTIKRNAEVSLKSSATNVSNLGSELNSGVLTLNSVGRLNGKVAIMFIMKKKKAANMNCTIAFDVAAKTLKSLHCK, encoded by the coding sequence ATGGCTGAGAaggcttatcctgcagccccGGCAAACCATGGTTACCAAAGAAGTGACGCAGAGTCTTTGGAAAATGCGGATGAGCTGAAACgcaagaagaaaatcaaattggccatATACATTAGTATTTTTGTTGTGTTTCAGATCATAGTTATCACCACAATGAGTCTCACTGTCATGAAAGTGAAAACCCCCAGGTTCAGGCTAGGCAACATCAATGTCGAAAGCTTCGTATCTGACCCGGCAGCGCCTTCATTCGACACGAAATTCACAACCCAAATCAAGATCAAGAACTCAGCCAACTGGGGTTCCTACAAGTTCAATGCTGCCAATATCACGTTTCAACACCAAGGCGCGACTCTGGCAGTAATTGATATCGCAAAGGGCAAGGCTGGATGGCTTTCGACCATAAAAAGAAATGCGGAGGTGAGTTTGAAGTCAAGTGCAACAAATGTTTCAAACTTGGGAAGTGAATTGAACAGCGGGGTGTTGACGCTCAACAGCGTAGGAAGATTGAACGGAAAGGTTGCAATTATGTTCatcatgaagaagaagaaggccgCCAACATGAACTGCACCATAGCTTTTGATGTAGCAGCCAAGACCCTCAAATCTTTACACTGCAAGTGA
- the LOC18776515 gene encoding uncharacterized protein LOC18776515 has protein sequence MAEKTNPAYPLAPSNGYTRSDGESQLSADELKRKKKIKLAIYITIFVVFQIIVITTMSLTVMKVKTPRFRLGNINVESFVSDSAAPSFDTKFTTQIKIKNSANWGSYKFNAANITFQHQGATLAVIDIAKGKAGWLSTIKRNAEVSLKSSAINGSNFGSELRSGVLTLNSVGRLNGKVAIMFIMKKKKAANMNCTIAFDVAAKNVKSLHCK, from the coding sequence ATGGCAGAGAAAACCAACCCGGCCTATCCCTTGGCACCGTCAAATGGTTACACAAGAAGTGATGGAGAGTCTCAGCTGTCCGCTGATGAGCTGAAACgcaagaagaaaatcaaattggccatCTATATTACTATTTTCGTTGTGTTTCAGATCATAGTTATCACCACAATGAGTCTCACTGTCATGAAAGTGAAAACCCCCAGGTTTAGGCTAGGCAACATCAATGTCGAAAGCTTCGTATCTGACTCGGCAGCGCCTTCATTCGACACGAAATTCACAACCCAAATCAAGATCAAGAACTCAGCCAACTGGGGTTCCTACAAGTTCAATGCTGCCAATATCACGTTTCAACACCAAGGCGCGACTCTGGCAGTAATTGATATCGCAAAGGGCAAGGCTGGATGGCTTTCGACCATAAAAAGAAATGCAGAGGTGAGTTTGAAGTCAAGTGCAATAAATGGTTCAAACTTTGGAAGTGAATTGAGAAGCGGGGTGTTGACGCTCAACAGCGTAGGAAGATTGAACGGAAAAGTTGCAATTATGTTCatcatgaagaagaagaaggccgCCAACATGAACTGCACCATAGCTTTTGATGTGGCAGCCAAGAACGTCAAATCTTTACACTGCAAGTGA